TATGTACACGATCACGGCCACCGTCCCGGTGGTCGCCGAGGGGGTGTTCCTCGGCATCGCGGGTGCCGACCTCGTGGTCGGTGAGGTGGAACGCAAACTGCTCGCGGTGCTGCGCCAGACCGAGCGGGATGCCGTCGTCGTCAACACCGAGCGCCGTGTCCTGGCCGCCAACACCCCGCGGTGGTTCGTCGGTTCGCGGCTGCCCGAGATGCCGAAGACGTCCGCGCCTTCCGGACCCCAGGAGTTCGGCGAGGTGGCCGAAATGCCGCTCGGCACGGGGTGGGTCGTCGCGATCGCCAGGTGAGGGCCGGCGGATAACAGCGCCCTGACAGGCGTGATCGAGGTTTGACGGAATCACCCGAAATTGATTGCTGTCGGGCTATTGACTTCAAGAATCTACTTCTAGAGTATTTAGTGACCATTCGGTCGCGCACTCTCGGAGGTAGCACTGATGTCGTCGACCACAATCGACTCAGTCCCCAGTTTTGATGTCACCGACCCGGCGTTTTCGATCACATCTGCCGAGGTCCACGAAGCCCGCGAACAGAGCTGGTACGCGACGACCCCGTATGGGATCGCCGTACTGCGCTATGAGCAGGTCAGCCGCTTGATCAAGCACCCGAAACTGCGTCAGGGCAGCGCCGCGTGGCCGGCCCACAACGGCGTCACCGAAGGGCCGTTCGCGGAGTGGTTCGCCAGTTGGATCCTCAACAAGGAAGGCGAGGAACACCATCGGCTGCGGCGGCTCATGAACCCGGCGTTCTCGCCCAAGCTCATCGGGTCGCTGGTTCCCCGATTCCAAGCGCTGGCAAACGAACTCATCGACAACTTCGCCGAGCCAGACCGTTGTGAGTTCGTCAGCGAGTTCGCCGAGCCGTACGCGGCGCGCGTCATCGCGATCATGCTCGGCCTGCCCGAAGACGAGTGGAAGGTCATCTCGACCGAATCCACCACCATCGGCCTGGCCATGGGTGTCACCCTGCGCGAGGACCTGCCCAAGATCGAGGCCGCCGTGCAGCGCCTCTACGAGTACAGCGACGAACTGATCGCCGACCGCCGCGCCAACCCGCGCGAGGACTTCATGACCACGCTGGTGAACGCGTCGCGTCCGGACGACGGCAGGCTCAGTGACAAAGAACTACGAGATGCGATCCTGCTGTTGATCTTCGGTGGCTTCGACACCACGCGCAACCAACTCGGCCTCGCGATGCAGACGTTCATGAAGCACCCCGACCAGTGGCGGTTGCTCGGCGAGCGTCCCGATCTCGGCGGCAAGGCCGTCGAGGAGGTCATGCGCGTCAATCCCACCGTGCGGTGGGTGACCCGAGAGGTGATCGAGGATTTCGAGTACGAAGGCCTCACGCTGACCGCCGGAACCACCGTGCACCTCTACAGCGAATCGGCGGGCACCGACCCCCGCGTGTTCGAACCTGGCTTCGACATCGCGGCGGAACGCAAGCCCCACTTCGGTTTCGGGGGCGGTGTGCACCACTGCCTCGGTCACTTCGTGGCCCGCTCGGACATGAGCGAGGCGCTTCCGCTGCTCGCGCGCCGCTTACGGGACCCCCACGAACTGCCCGGCGCCAGCTGGCTGCCCGACTCGGGCAACACCGGTCCGAACACCCTTCCGATCGGCTTCACCCCCGCCCCATGAACGCGGAAAAACTGCCCACCCGCCCAGAAAGGATCCACCATGCGCGTCACCGTTGATCTCAACCGCTGTCAGGACCACGGCCAGTGCGTCATCGCGGCACCCTCGGTGTTCTCGATGACCGATGACGGCGTGCTCGAATACATCAGCACCCCTCCCGATTCCGAGCGGTCCGAAGTCGAAGAGGCCGCCGACGTCTGCCCGTTGCAGGCCATCACGATCGAGGACTGATCACCATGACCATCTCACCCCTTGATGTGCATCGGCAGGCCAATGCCACGAGCCCTGACCTCGCTGCCGCGCTGGAGACCATCGCCGAACGGGGAGTCGAGTTCGTCTACTTCCAGGCCATCACCATCACCGGCCGGGTCGTGGGCAAAGTGGCTCCCGCCAAGCACTTCGAACGCCTCGCCGTCAAGGGTGTGCAGCAGCACCAGACCGCGGTGGCGAACCTGCAGGGCACCCGCGAGGGTGTGCTGCTGGCCGGTGGGGTGAACGCCCCGGAGTACACCGCCATCCCGGATTTGGAGACGTTCGCAGTGCTGCCGTGGGACACCAGCTTCGCCAGGGTGTTCTGCCGGCTGTACGAACCCGACCATCTCACCGAGCGTGCGGGCGCCGAATTCTCCTGCGATTCACGAGGATTGCTGCGCCGGATGCACGCCGGCTTCACCGACCGCACGGGCCTTGAGCTGCGGACCGGCTGCGAACCCGAGATGACCTGGCAGGGTGAGGGTCTGGAGGCGCACTTCCGCCCGGGATCCAGCCCGGCCTACCACATCGAGCATCTC
This genomic window from Mycolicibacterium goodii contains:
- a CDS encoding cytochrome P450, yielding MSSTTIDSVPSFDVTDPAFSITSAEVHEAREQSWYATTPYGIAVLRYEQVSRLIKHPKLRQGSAAWPAHNGVTEGPFAEWFASWILNKEGEEHHRLRRLMNPAFSPKLIGSLVPRFQALANELIDNFAEPDRCEFVSEFAEPYAARVIAIMLGLPEDEWKVISTESTTIGLAMGVTLREDLPKIEAAVQRLYEYSDELIADRRANPREDFMTTLVNASRPDDGRLSDKELRDAILLLIFGGFDTTRNQLGLAMQTFMKHPDQWRLLGERPDLGGKAVEEVMRVNPTVRWVTREVIEDFEYEGLTLTAGTTVHLYSESAGTDPRVFEPGFDIAAERKPHFGFGGGVHHCLGHFVARSDMSEALPLLARRLRDPHELPGASWLPDSGNTGPNTLPIGFTPAP
- a CDS encoding ferredoxin — encoded protein: MRVTVDLNRCQDHGQCVIAAPSVFSMTDDGVLEYISTPPDSERSEVEEAADVCPLQAITIED